From a single Meiothermus sp. Pnk-1 genomic region:
- the thiD gene encoding bifunctional hydroxymethylpyrimidine kinase/phosphomethylpyrimidine kinase — translation MPFPIALTIAGSDPSGGAGLQADLKTFHRFGVYGMGVVSLLTVQNTLGVQEVVPLEPALVARQLEAVLHDPGAHALKTGALGDAAIVHSIAPLLAQAALPLVVDPVLVAKSGDSLLSAQALEALKADLLPLATLLTPNRLEAQALLGQPIRDLADAREAAQLLGSLGPRAVLLKGGHLPAEEATDVLWDGQALHLFPARKIPSAHTHGTGCTLSAAITALLAKGIPLYEAVARAKRYVSQAITTAPGIGRGIGPLNHWAEADG, via the coding sequence ATGCCCTTTCCCATCGCCCTCACCATCGCCGGCAGCGACCCCAGCGGCGGCGCCGGCCTCCAGGCCGACCTCAAGACCTTCCACCGCTTCGGGGTCTACGGCATGGGCGTGGTCAGCCTGCTGACGGTGCAGAACACCCTGGGGGTGCAGGAGGTGGTGCCCCTCGAGCCCGCCCTGGTCGCACGCCAGCTAGAAGCCGTGCTGCACGACCCCGGAGCCCACGCCCTCAAGACCGGGGCTTTGGGGGATGCGGCAATTGTGCACAGCATCGCCCCGCTACTGGCCCAAGCGGCTTTGCCGCTGGTGGTGGACCCCGTGTTGGTCGCCAAAAGCGGCGATTCCCTGCTATCGGCACAAGCCCTCGAGGCCCTCAAGGCCGACCTGCTCCCCCTGGCCACGCTGCTGACCCCCAACCGGCTCGAGGCCCAGGCCCTGCTGGGCCAGCCCATACGCGACCTGGCTGACGCCCGCGAAGCCGCCCAATTGCTGGGGAGCCTGGGACCGCGGGCCGTGCTGCTCAAGGGCGGCCACCTCCCCGCAGAGGAGGCCACCGACGTGCTGTGGGACGGCCAGGCGCTGCACCTCTTCCCCGCCCGCAAAATCCCCTCGGCCCATACCCACGGGACCGGCTGCACCCTCTCGGCGGCGATCACCGCGCTGCTGGCCAAGGGGATCCCGCTCTACGAAGCGGTCGCTCGAGCCAAGCGCTACGTGAGCCAGGCCATCACGACGGCCCCAGGCATCGGGCGGGGCATCGGGCCGCTCAACCACTGGGCGGAGGCGGATGGCTGA
- the coaBC gene encoding bifunctional phosphopantothenoylcysteine decarboxylase/phosphopantothenate--cysteine ligase CoaBC → MNPLEGKRIVLGVSGSVAAYKAADLASKLTQAGASVDVVLSEGAERFVTPLTFASLTGRKAHTSLWEGEAHVLHVGLGEGADLLVIAPCSANTLAKLATGQADNLLTLTALAARCPVLVVPAMDGGMFEHPATQANLETLRQRGVQVLGPARGRMASGLVGLGRMLEPAEILGHLRLALSRNGPLAGKHVVVSAGGTQEPLDPVRYLSNRSSGKQGFALAQAALDLGARVSLVVGATAAALPTPTGAERTDVETAAQMAEAVLELSHGADVLIMAAAVADFRPRQVQAHKIKKGALPQIELEHTPDILLAVAEQRRRVGRPAVVVGFAAESERLLENAQDKLERKGLSMIVANDISAPDAGFAVDTNRVLLLLPGGVVEPLPLMTKSEVAEAILAQVVGLLAEVAGS, encoded by the coding sequence GTGAGGGGGCCGAGCGCTTCGTCACGCCGCTCACCTTCGCCTCCCTCACCGGGCGCAAGGCCCACACCAGCCTGTGGGAGGGCGAGGCCCACGTGCTCCACGTCGGCCTGGGCGAGGGAGCCGATTTGCTGGTGATCGCCCCTTGCAGCGCCAACACCCTGGCCAAGCTGGCCACCGGCCAGGCCGACAACCTGCTCACCCTGACCGCCCTGGCCGCGCGCTGCCCGGTGCTGGTGGTTCCCGCCATGGACGGGGGCATGTTCGAGCACCCCGCCACCCAGGCCAACCTCGAGACCCTGCGCCAGCGAGGCGTGCAGGTCCTGGGCCCGGCCAGAGGCCGCATGGCTTCGGGCCTGGTGGGGCTGGGGCGGATGCTCGAGCCCGCCGAGATCCTGGGGCACCTCCGCTTGGCCCTGAGCCGGAATGGTCCCCTGGCCGGCAAGCACGTGGTGGTGAGCGCGGGCGGCACCCAGGAGCCCCTCGACCCGGTGCGCTACCTCAGCAACCGCTCCTCGGGCAAGCAGGGCTTCGCCCTGGCCCAGGCCGCGCTGGACCTGGGGGCCAGGGTCAGCCTGGTGGTGGGGGCCACCGCTGCTGCCCTACCCACCCCCACCGGGGCCGAGCGCACCGATGTAGAGACCGCCGCCCAGATGGCCGAGGCCGTCCTGGAGCTCTCGCACGGAGCCGACGTGTTGATCATGGCCGCCGCGGTGGCCGACTTCCGCCCCCGCCAGGTCCAGGCCCACAAGATCAAGAAGGGGGCTTTGCCCCAGATCGAGCTCGAGCACACCCCGGACATCCTGCTGGCCGTGGCCGAGCAGCGCCGGCGGGTGGGCCGCCCGGCGGTGGTGGTGGGTTTCGCCGCCGAGAGCGAGCGGCTGCTGGAAAACGCCCAGGACAAGCTCGAGCGCAAGGGGCTCTCCATGATCGTCGCCAACGACATCAGCGCCCCTGACGCCGGCTTCGCCGTGGACACCAACCGCGTCCTCCTGCTGCTACCGGGCGGGGTGGTCGAGCCCCTGCCGCTCATGACGAAGAGCGAAGTCGCGGAAGCCATCCTGGCACAGGTGGTCGGACTCCTCGCAGAAGTCGCTGGCAGCTAA